One Solea solea chromosome 5, fSolSol10.1, whole genome shotgun sequence genomic window carries:
- the LOC131459853 gene encoding C5a anaphylatoxin chemotactic receptor 1 isoform X1: MEVKNKTSSSMANMNGTQFPAHAVNQPLTNATGRFWQVEPISQGIQIAATLIIFLVGIPLNGLVVWALGFHGRRHLVHRGANGSKHAASSFRIYVLNLSLADLVLLVRTPLMLGYLAHGNSWPFSHGFCRLIMFLRGLGLYASAFLLCAVALERCLCLLKPMWARLQRPPWAVPLACGLLWLLAAILSAPYLHTAELFEINEAYQCLESGKFNMGLFVTETVAGFIVPLLVFVGSNIAVLLTIQQVVPPTPTSSTASTSRRMVRMYHVLFFTMLFFLTCWVPYFFCRFLRVLVEGRPDWIKLYTGALYGTYISLYLVYIKSALNPVLYVFAARGLGRAIRDSLVSTIERLFNDESSESIRRKSLKNSQI; this comes from the exons ACTAGCAGCTCCATGGCTAACATGAATGGGACGCAGTTTCCCGCTCATGCAGTGAACCAGCCACTGACCAATGCCACTGGCCGCTTTTGGCAGGTGGAGCCCATCAGCCAGGGCATCCAAATTGCTGCAACTCTGATCATCTTCCTG GTGGGCATACCTCTGAATGGCCTGGTGGTTTGGGCTCTTGGATTTCACGGCCGTCGACACCTGGTGCACAGAGGTGCCAATGGTTCGAAGCATGCCGCCAGCAGTTTCCGCATATATGTCCTGAACCTGTCCCTGGCTGACCTGGTGCTGCTTGTGCGTACCCCTCTCATGCTGGGCTACCTCGCTCACGGAAACAGTTGGCCGTTTAGTCACGGCTTCTGCCGTCTGATCATGTTCCTGCGGGGCCTGGGGTTGTACGCCTCCGCCTTCCTCCTCTGTGCCGTGGCCTTGGAACGATGCCTGTGCCTGCTGAAGCCCATGTGGGCTCGACTGCAACGGCCACCCTGGGCTGTTCCTCTGGCCTGTGGCCTCTTGTGGCTGCTAGCTGCCATCCTGTCTGCCCCATACTTGCACACCGCCGAGCTTTTTGAAATTAACGAGGCTTACCAGTGCCTGGAGAGTGGGAAGTTTAACATGGGCCTGTTTGTAACAGAAACGGTGGCAGGTTTCATCGTGCCCCTGCTGGTGTTCGTTGGAAGTAACATTGCCGTTTTACTCACCATTCAGCAAGTAGTGCCTCCAACGcccacctcctccactgctTCCACCTCACGCAGGATGGTCAGGATGTACCATGTGCTCTTCTTCACCatgctttttttcctcacctGCTGGGTGCCCTATTTTTTTTGCCGTTTCCTAAGAGTCTTGGTTGAGGGACGACCTGACTGGATCAAACTGTACACTGGAGCATTATATGGCACATACATATCACTGTATCTAGTATACATCAAGAGTGCACTAAATCCTGTGCTGTATGTGTTTGCTGCCAGAGGCTTAGGCCGCGCCATCAGAGACTCACTTGTCTCCACTATTGAAAGACTTTTCAACGATGAATCCTCAGAGTCCATACGAAGAAAATCACTTAAGAACTCCCAGATTTGA
- the LOC131459853 gene encoding C5a anaphylatoxin chemotactic receptor 1 isoform X2 yields the protein MANMNGTQFPAHAVNQPLTNATGRFWQVEPISQGIQIAATLIIFLVGIPLNGLVVWALGFHGRRHLVHRGANGSKHAASSFRIYVLNLSLADLVLLVRTPLMLGYLAHGNSWPFSHGFCRLIMFLRGLGLYASAFLLCAVALERCLCLLKPMWARLQRPPWAVPLACGLLWLLAAILSAPYLHTAELFEINEAYQCLESGKFNMGLFVTETVAGFIVPLLVFVGSNIAVLLTIQQVVPPTPTSSTASTSRRMVRMYHVLFFTMLFFLTCWVPYFFCRFLRVLVEGRPDWIKLYTGALYGTYISLYLVYIKSALNPVLYVFAARGLGRAIRDSLVSTIERLFNDESSESIRRKSLKNSQI from the exons ATGGCTAACATGAATGGGACGCAGTTTCCCGCTCATGCAGTGAACCAGCCACTGACCAATGCCACTGGCCGCTTTTGGCAGGTGGAGCCCATCAGCCAGGGCATCCAAATTGCTGCAACTCTGATCATCTTCCTG GTGGGCATACCTCTGAATGGCCTGGTGGTTTGGGCTCTTGGATTTCACGGCCGTCGACACCTGGTGCACAGAGGTGCCAATGGTTCGAAGCATGCCGCCAGCAGTTTCCGCATATATGTCCTGAACCTGTCCCTGGCTGACCTGGTGCTGCTTGTGCGTACCCCTCTCATGCTGGGCTACCTCGCTCACGGAAACAGTTGGCCGTTTAGTCACGGCTTCTGCCGTCTGATCATGTTCCTGCGGGGCCTGGGGTTGTACGCCTCCGCCTTCCTCCTCTGTGCCGTGGCCTTGGAACGATGCCTGTGCCTGCTGAAGCCCATGTGGGCTCGACTGCAACGGCCACCCTGGGCTGTTCCTCTGGCCTGTGGCCTCTTGTGGCTGCTAGCTGCCATCCTGTCTGCCCCATACTTGCACACCGCCGAGCTTTTTGAAATTAACGAGGCTTACCAGTGCCTGGAGAGTGGGAAGTTTAACATGGGCCTGTTTGTAACAGAAACGGTGGCAGGTTTCATCGTGCCCCTGCTGGTGTTCGTTGGAAGTAACATTGCCGTTTTACTCACCATTCAGCAAGTAGTGCCTCCAACGcccacctcctccactgctTCCACCTCACGCAGGATGGTCAGGATGTACCATGTGCTCTTCTTCACCatgctttttttcctcacctGCTGGGTGCCCTATTTTTTTTGCCGTTTCCTAAGAGTCTTGGTTGAGGGACGACCTGACTGGATCAAACTGTACACTGGAGCATTATATGGCACATACATATCACTGTATCTAGTATACATCAAGAGTGCACTAAATCCTGTGCTGTATGTGTTTGCTGCCAGAGGCTTAGGCCGCGCCATCAGAGACTCACTTGTCTCCACTATTGAAAGACTTTTCAACGATGAATCCTCAGAGTCCATACGAAGAAAATCACTTAAGAACTCCCAGATTTGA
- the cenpq gene encoding centromere protein Q isoform X2, whose translation MKPVRGSKRTPSKAPNLKKKRKIDETEKKLSENNGTKPGQKRKAVDRSSPLPKKVKGQENWKLMPLSTVTALENIMDLSILATLALRKTQMKESQEHLNMMKSRFLAQCVQLKVPAQKQKHMECSSYHQQRATESSEAGKKTLKKLESDLKSVVVALEEAEEETESLKQTCLALRDQLEDEEEKAKESLQLREQTVLNLPPHRPPADEPTLEALMRKTIPDNECEATSQRLGEILQNSEAIQNAQVLLLHAHKHADEL comes from the exons ATGAAACCTGTGCGAGGGTCAAAGCGGACGCCTTCAAAAGCTCCAAAtctgaagaaaaagagaaaaatagatgagacg GAGAAgaagctcagtgaaaacaacgGTACCAAACCGGGACAGAAGAGAAAAG CTGTCGATCGATCGTCACCCCTACCTAAGAAAGTCAAAGGACAGGAAAACTGGAAGCTGATGCCACTGTCTACCGTCACTGCTCTGGAGAATATAATGGACCTGTCAATTCT GGCTACTCTTGCTTTGAGGAAGACACAGATGAAGGAGAGTCAGGAACACCTGAACATGATGAAAAGCAG GTTCCTGGCTCAGTGTGTGCAGCTCAAAGTTCcagcacagaaacagaaacatatgGAGTGTTCATCTTaccaccagcagagggcgaccGAGAGCTCAGAGGCTGGAAAGAAGACTCTGAAAAAACTGGAG AGCGACTTGAAGTCTGTGGTCGTTGCtctggaggaggcagaggaggagacagagtcTTTAAAGCAAACATGCTTAGCACTGAGAGACCAgctggaggatgaggaggagaaagccAAAGAG AGCTTACAGCTACGTGAACAAACAGTCCTCAACCTTCCCCCTCATCGCCCACCAGCAGATGAACCAACATTAGAG gcTTTAATGAGAAAAACAATACCAGACAATGAGTGCGAGGCCACTTCACAAAGACTGGGAGAAATCCTGCAGAACTCAGAGGCCATACAGAATGCACAGGTGCTGCTtctacatgcacacaaacacgctgATGAACTCTAA
- the cenpq gene encoding centromere protein Q isoform X1, protein MKPVRGSKRTPSKAPNLKKKRKIDETVRHKQTGQQEKKLSENNGTKPGQKRKAVDRSSPLPKKVKGQENWKLMPLSTVTALENIMDLSILATLALRKTQMKESQEHLNMMKSRFLAQCVQLKVPAQKQKHMECSSYHQQRATESSEAGKKTLKKLESDLKSVVVALEEAEEETESLKQTCLALRDQLEDEEEKAKESLQLREQTVLNLPPHRPPADEPTLEALMRKTIPDNECEATSQRLGEILQNSEAIQNAQVLLLHAHKHADEL, encoded by the exons ATGAAACCTGTGCGAGGGTCAAAGCGGACGCCTTCAAAAGCTCCAAAtctgaagaaaaagagaaaaatagatgagacggtgagacacaaacaaacggGACAACAG GAGAAgaagctcagtgaaaacaacgGTACCAAACCGGGACAGAAGAGAAAAG CTGTCGATCGATCGTCACCCCTACCTAAGAAAGTCAAAGGACAGGAAAACTGGAAGCTGATGCCACTGTCTACCGTCACTGCTCTGGAGAATATAATGGACCTGTCAATTCT GGCTACTCTTGCTTTGAGGAAGACACAGATGAAGGAGAGTCAGGAACACCTGAACATGATGAAAAGCAG GTTCCTGGCTCAGTGTGTGCAGCTCAAAGTTCcagcacagaaacagaaacatatgGAGTGTTCATCTTaccaccagcagagggcgaccGAGAGCTCAGAGGCTGGAAAGAAGACTCTGAAAAAACTGGAG AGCGACTTGAAGTCTGTGGTCGTTGCtctggaggaggcagaggaggagacagagtcTTTAAAGCAAACATGCTTAGCACTGAGAGACCAgctggaggatgaggaggagaaagccAAAGAG AGCTTACAGCTACGTGAACAAACAGTCCTCAACCTTCCCCCTCATCGCCCACCAGCAGATGAACCAACATTAGAG gcTTTAATGAGAAAAACAATACCAGACAATGAGTGCGAGGCCACTTCACAAAGACTGGGAGAAATCCTGCAGAACTCAGAGGCCATACAGAATGCACAGGTGCTGCTtctacatgcacacaaacacgctgATGAACTCTAA
- the mrpl16 gene encoding 39S ribosomal protein L16, mitochondrial translates to MFSLMKAAVGGLAGVCRACGHRQGPLFSHLKVVTAGLKTHEIPPDYSDVFLPEKPKLKVMNKVPNLTKAKKEMKKLRDIQGPSKAANTFSIGQYAIVAMGGGYLHWGHIEMIRLTVNRKMDAQTTFARWRIRAPYKPITRKGLGQRMGGGKGAIDHYVTPVCYGRLIVEVGGKVELGEVGQFLTEVAKKLPFPAKVMSRESLAAMHKKQEEIEQNNQNPWTFKEIVQGNMLGIRRVVSPIEFHNRGRFTGKFHLPGRV, encoded by the exons ATGTTTTCGTTAATGAAAGCTGCTGTCGGCGGACTGGCCGGCGTGTGTAGAGCCTGCGGTCACCGGCAAG gTCCCTTGTTTAGCCATTTGAAAGTCGTGACTGCTGGACTGAAGACACATGAAATCCCTCCAGACTACAGCG ATGTGTTCCTGCCGGAGAAACCGAAACTGAAGGTCATGAACAAGGTGCCAAACTTAACAAAGGccaagaaagaaatgaagaagcTGCGAGATATCCAAGGTCCATCAAAGGCAGCAAATACATTCTCAATAGGACAGTACGCTATTGTG GCCATGGGAGGTGGCTACCTACATTGGGGCCACATAGAGATGATCCGTCTAACAGTCAATCGCAAGATGGATGCCCAAACTACATTTGCCCGCTGGCGCATCCGTGCCCCGTACAAACCCATCACACGCAAAGGTCTGGGTCAGCGTATGGGCGGAGGTAAGGGAGCCATCGACCACTACGTGACGCCGGTCTGCTACGGTCGTCTGATCGTGGAGGTGGGAGGAAAGGTGGAGCTCGGGGAGGTCGGGCAGTTCTTGACTGAAGTGGCAAAGAAGCTCCCGTTTCCTGCCAAG gtcaTGAGCAGAGAGAGCCTAGCAGCCATGCACAAGAAGCAGGAGGAAATCGAGCAGAACAACCAGAATCCCTGGACATTTAAGGAGATTGTGCAGGGAAACATGCTGGGTATCAGGAGGGTGGTCAGTCCCATTGAATTTCACAACCGCGGACGCTTCACAGGAAAATTTCACCTGCCGGGGAGAGTGTGA
- the txnl4b gene encoding thioredoxin-like protein 4B: MTPQYEKERQRSYEFISTINLNGCSFQVDVLRRYTHSHDDVISYRHKLVWLAPKMSLFLPKLTCKKDIDEVIKCVAEKVLVLRFGRDDDSLCLQLDEILSKTAHDLSNMASIYIVDVEKAPVYTRYFDISYIPSTVFFFNGQHMKVDYGSPDHTKFVGSFKTKQDFIDLIEVIYRGAMRGKMIVRSPIDPRNVPKYDLLYHGI, translated from the exons CTACGATAAATTTAAATGGATGTAGTTTCCAGGTGGACGTTTTACGGCGCTACACACATAGCCACGATGACGTAATTTCCTACCGACATAAGCTAGTTTGGTTAGCTCCTAAAATGAGTCTGTTTTTGCCCAAATTAACTTGTAAAAAAGACATTGATGAAGTCATAAAATGCGTTGCGGAGAAAGTCCTCGTCTTGAGGTTTGGCAGAGACGACGACTCGCTTTGTCTCCAGCTCGACGAGATA TTGTCAAAAACCGCCCACGACCTCAGCAACATGGCGTCCATCTACATCGTGGATGTGGAAAAAGCTCCAGTCTATACGAGATACTTCGACATCAGTTACATCCCctccactgttttctttttcaacgGGCAGCACATGAAAGTGGATTATGG CTCCCCAGATCACACCAAGTTTGTCGGCAGTTTTAAGACGAAGCAGGATTTCATTGATCTGATCGAGGTCATCTACAGAGGAGCCATGCGGGGGAAGATGATTGTTCGGAGTCCCATAGATCCTCGGAACGTTCCCAAGTATGATCTGCTCTACCATGGAATTTAG